One genomic window of Punica granatum isolate Tunisia-2019 chromosome 1, ASM765513v2, whole genome shotgun sequence includes the following:
- the LOC116187541 gene encoding probable LRR receptor-like serine/threonine-protein kinase At1g06840 isoform X2 yields MVRCRLLLLGILVALVAFCFAQPAFGQITQREEVIALRAVRRQLKDPRNRLRNWRKGDPCTSNWTGVVCYFNPNDGYLHVQELRLIRRNLSGNLAPELGRLAHMTILDFMFNNISGSIPKEIGNMTSLNLLLLSGNQISGPLPDELGYLPNITRFQLDLNNISGPLPKSFANLPKALHFHMNNNSISGQIPPELHKLPQLVHFLLDNNNLSGYLPPELSRMPKLRILQVDNNNFEGTEIPQSYTNMSNLLKLSLRNCKLQGTVPDFGTIPKLLYLDLSHNKLNGTIPTNRLYTGITTIDLSNNQLGGTIPSNFSGLPRLQNLSLENNFLSGDVPTDIWQNRTFASVARLVLNFRSNALTDLAGSLNPPSNVTIMLEGNPICRRANELNIANSCGNQTDTGESPPRSSNNTCPSAYLCPVSGGYELVPDTPVGCNCSAPVRVGFLLRSPSISDFPPYFDMFRHYITSNLHLDLYQLQISTPFIWEEGPRLRLFLKFHPHYTEDHFNETALQDLVNKIATYSIPGNDTFGPYDLLNFTFRGPYEYYDMIPTSSSMNKGVLAAIVLGSIACGGIIIMAMAFVFYTIRRKKQQDQDREKQTVPKIPMKIDGIKGFSFKELEEAASNFEITSQIGQGGYGKVYKGTLADGSVVAIKRAQRGSLQGQKEFFTEIELLSRLHHRNLVSLIGYCDEQSEQMLVYEFMANGSLHDLLSDDAARHGSPLNFVARLRTALGAAKGILYLHTEADPPIIHRDIKANNILLDSKFNAKVSDFGISRLFPEADADASVSAHVFTYVKGTPGYVDPEYFQTHKLTEKSDVYSLGIVFLELLTGMRPIYHGKHIVQEVLVACRAGLMFSTIDRRMGPYPADRVKKFMAMALKCCEEEGKDRPTMLEVVRELENITVTLPQSDTVTPESDTSSSATSGSILSSIYGRDSYTSSNFQGSDLVSGVIPTIRPR; encoded by the exons ATGGTTCGGTGTCGGCTTCTCTTGCTTGGCATTCTTGTTGCTTTAGTTGCATTCTGCTTTGCTCAGCCTGCCTTTGGGCAGATTACCCAAAGAGAAGAAG TAATTGCCCTGAGAGCTGTCCGTCGTCAACTCAAAGATCCTAGGAACAGACTGAGGAACTGGAGAAAAGGTGACCCCTGCACATCCAACTGGACGGGAGTGGTCTGTTATTTCAATCCGAACGATGGTTATCTGCATGTTCAAGAATT GCGATTGATAAGGAGGAACCTATCGGGAAATTTAGCTCCCGAGCTTGGAAGATTGGCACATATGACTATCTT GGACTTCATGTTTAACAATATAAGTGGAAGCATACCCAAGGAGATAGGCAACATGACTTCGCTGAATCTTTT ACTTCTTAGCGGAAACCAGATATCAGGTCCTCTACCAGATGAGCTCGGTTATCTCCCGAATATAACTAGGTTTCAACTGGATTTGAACAACATATCTGGTCCACTGCCGAAATCATTTGCGAATTTGCCCAAAGCCCTGCACTT TCACATGAATAACAATTCCATCAGTGGCCAGATTCCTCCCGAGCTCCATAAATTACCTCAACTCGTACATTT CCTGTTGGACAATAACAACTTATCGGGGTATCTTCCGCCAGAACTTTCTAGGATGCCGAAACTAAGGATCCT GCAAGTTGATAACAACAACTTTGAGGGGACCGAGATTCCACAGTCCTATACCAACATGAGCAATCTCTTGAAGCT GAGCCTTAGAAACTGCAAGTTGCAGGGTACTGTTCCTGACTTCGGCACCATACCGAAACTTCTTTATTT AGATCTTAGCCATAATAAACTAAATGGAACAATACCAACAAATAGGCTTTACACCGGTATCACAACGAT CGACCTGTCCAATAACCAGCTGGGTGGAACTATACCGTCAAACTTTTCTGGTCTTCCCCGCCTTCAGAACCT GTCTCTGGAGAATAACTTCTTGAGTGGTGATGTCCCAACGGATATATGGCAGAATAGGACTTTTGCTTCTGTTGCAAGACTCGTATT GAATTTCCGGAGCAATGCTCTTACAGATCTTGCCGGGAGTCTTAATCCTCCATCCAATGTTACCATAAT GCTTGAAGGTAATCCCATTTGTCGAAGAGCGAACGAACTAAACATCGCCAACTCCTGTGGGAATCAAACTGACACAGGCGAGTCCCCGCCAAGAAGTAGCAATAACACTTGTCCCAGTGCGTATCTCTGCCCTGTCTCCGGAGGCTATGAACTTGTCCCTGATACTCCAGTCGGTTGCAACTGTTCTGCACCAGTTAGGGTTGGATTCCTTCTCAGGAGTCCAAGTATATCGGATTTCCCTCCGTATTTCGATATGTTCAGACACTACATAACCTCAAATCTTCATTTAGATCTCTATCAGCTGCAGATCAGTACCCCATTCATCTGGGAGGAAGGTCCCAGACTTCGGTTGTTCCTGAAATTCCACCCCCACTACACTGAGGATCATTTCAATGAAACCGCTCTCCAAGATCTTGTAAACAAGATCGCGACGTATTCAATTCCCGGGAATGACACCTTTGGTCCATACGATCTGCTCAATTTTACATTCAGAGGACCTTATGAATATT ATGATATGATCCCAACAAGTTCGAGCATGAATAAGGGCGTCCTTGCTGCAATAGTGCTAGGATCCATCGCCTGCGGGGGCATCATTATCATGGCTATGGCATTTGTCTTCTATACCATCCGTCGCAAGAAACAACAAGACCAAGACCGGGAGAAACAGACAG TTCCAAAGATTCCGATGAAAATTGATGGCATAAAAGGATTCAGTTTCAAGGAACTCGAAGAGGCAGCAAGTAATTTTGAGATCACGAGCCAGATTGGCCAAGGGGGGTATGGAAAGGTCTATAAAGGAACCTTAGCCGATGGATCAGTCGTGGCAATTAAACGAGCACAGCGAGGTTCCCTGCAGGGCCAGAAAGAGTTCTTTACTGAAATAGAACTACTGTCACGGCTCCATCATAGGAACCTTGTTTCACTAATTGGGTACTGTGATGAACAAAGTGAGCAG ATGTTGGTGTATGAATTCATGGCAAATGGCTCTCTCCACGACCTACTATCTG ATGATGCAGCTAGACATGGAAGTCCTCTGAATTTTGTGGCGAGACTGCGCACGGCATTGGGGGCGGCGAAGGGTATCCTGTACCTCCACACAGAGGCCGACCCACCCATCATACACCGCGATATCAAAGCAAACAACATATTGCTGGACAGCAAGTTTAATGCAAAGGTCTCAGATTTTGGAATCTCGAGACTCTTCCCTGAAGCTGATGCCGATGCATCCGTGAGCGCTCATGTATTCACATACGTGAAAGGAACACCA GGTTATGTTGATCCCGAATATTTTCAGACCCACAAATTGACAGAGAAGAGTGATGTTTACAGCCTCGGAATCGTATTCCTGGAGCTCTTGACAGGGATGCGCCCCATTTATCATGGCAAGCACATTGTCCAGGAG GTACTGGTGGCTTGTCGGGCAGGTCTGATGTTCTCAACAATAGACCGGCGCATGGGCCCTTACCCTGCCGACCGTGTCAAGAAGTTCATGGCAATGGCTCTCAAGTGCTGCGAGGAGGAAGGGAAGGACAGACCCACGATGCTTGAGGTGGTCCGGGAACTCGAAAACATTACTGTGACGTTGCCACAGTCGGACACAGTAACACCTGAATCGGACACTTCAAGTTCTGCGACATCGGGCTCTATCCTGTCATCTATTTACGGAAGGGACTCTTACACATCCTCTAATTTCCAAGGGAGTGATCTTGTGAGCGGGGTCATCCCCACCATCCGGCCTCGTTGA
- the LOC116187541 gene encoding probable LRR receptor-like serine/threonine-protein kinase At1g06840 isoform X1 — MVRCRLLLLGILVALVAFCFAQPAFGQITQREEVIALRAVRRQLKDPRNRLRNWRKGDPCTSNWTGVVCYFNPNDGYLHVQELRLIRRNLSGNLAPELGRLAHMTILDFMFNNISGSIPKEIGNMTSLNLLLLSGNQISGPLPDELGYLPNITRFQLDLNNISGPLPKSFANLPKALHFHMNNNSISGQIPPELHKLPQLVHFLLDNNNLSGYLPPELSRMPKLRILQVDNNNFEGTEIPQSYTNMSNLLKLSLRNCKLQGTVPDFGTIPKLLYLDLSHNKLNGTIPTNRLYTGITTIDLSNNQLGGTIPSNFSGLPRLQNLSLENNFLSGDVPTDIWQNRTFASVARLVLNFRSNALTDLAGSLNPPSNVTIMLEGNPICRRANELNIANSCGNQTDTGESPPRSSNNTCPSAYLCPVSGGYELVPDTPVGCNCSAPVRVGFLLRSPSISDFPPYFDMFRHYITSNLHLDLYQLQISTPFIWEEGPRLRLFLKFHPHYTEDHFNETALQDLVNKIATYSIPGNDTFGPYDLLNFTFRGPYEYYDMIPTSSSMNKGVLAAIVLGSIACGGIIIMAMAFVFYTIRRKKQQDQDREKQTVPKIPMKIDGIKGFSFKELEEAASNFEITSQIGQGGYGKVYKGTLADGSVVAIKRAQRGSLQGQKEFFTEIELLSRLHHRNLVSLIGYCDEQSEQMLVYEFMANGSLHDLLSGNDDAARHGSPLNFVARLRTALGAAKGILYLHTEADPPIIHRDIKANNILLDSKFNAKVSDFGISRLFPEADADASVSAHVFTYVKGTPGYVDPEYFQTHKLTEKSDVYSLGIVFLELLTGMRPIYHGKHIVQEVLVACRAGLMFSTIDRRMGPYPADRVKKFMAMALKCCEEEGKDRPTMLEVVRELENITVTLPQSDTVTPESDTSSSATSGSILSSIYGRDSYTSSNFQGSDLVSGVIPTIRPR; from the exons ATGGTTCGGTGTCGGCTTCTCTTGCTTGGCATTCTTGTTGCTTTAGTTGCATTCTGCTTTGCTCAGCCTGCCTTTGGGCAGATTACCCAAAGAGAAGAAG TAATTGCCCTGAGAGCTGTCCGTCGTCAACTCAAAGATCCTAGGAACAGACTGAGGAACTGGAGAAAAGGTGACCCCTGCACATCCAACTGGACGGGAGTGGTCTGTTATTTCAATCCGAACGATGGTTATCTGCATGTTCAAGAATT GCGATTGATAAGGAGGAACCTATCGGGAAATTTAGCTCCCGAGCTTGGAAGATTGGCACATATGACTATCTT GGACTTCATGTTTAACAATATAAGTGGAAGCATACCCAAGGAGATAGGCAACATGACTTCGCTGAATCTTTT ACTTCTTAGCGGAAACCAGATATCAGGTCCTCTACCAGATGAGCTCGGTTATCTCCCGAATATAACTAGGTTTCAACTGGATTTGAACAACATATCTGGTCCACTGCCGAAATCATTTGCGAATTTGCCCAAAGCCCTGCACTT TCACATGAATAACAATTCCATCAGTGGCCAGATTCCTCCCGAGCTCCATAAATTACCTCAACTCGTACATTT CCTGTTGGACAATAACAACTTATCGGGGTATCTTCCGCCAGAACTTTCTAGGATGCCGAAACTAAGGATCCT GCAAGTTGATAACAACAACTTTGAGGGGACCGAGATTCCACAGTCCTATACCAACATGAGCAATCTCTTGAAGCT GAGCCTTAGAAACTGCAAGTTGCAGGGTACTGTTCCTGACTTCGGCACCATACCGAAACTTCTTTATTT AGATCTTAGCCATAATAAACTAAATGGAACAATACCAACAAATAGGCTTTACACCGGTATCACAACGAT CGACCTGTCCAATAACCAGCTGGGTGGAACTATACCGTCAAACTTTTCTGGTCTTCCCCGCCTTCAGAACCT GTCTCTGGAGAATAACTTCTTGAGTGGTGATGTCCCAACGGATATATGGCAGAATAGGACTTTTGCTTCTGTTGCAAGACTCGTATT GAATTTCCGGAGCAATGCTCTTACAGATCTTGCCGGGAGTCTTAATCCTCCATCCAATGTTACCATAAT GCTTGAAGGTAATCCCATTTGTCGAAGAGCGAACGAACTAAACATCGCCAACTCCTGTGGGAATCAAACTGACACAGGCGAGTCCCCGCCAAGAAGTAGCAATAACACTTGTCCCAGTGCGTATCTCTGCCCTGTCTCCGGAGGCTATGAACTTGTCCCTGATACTCCAGTCGGTTGCAACTGTTCTGCACCAGTTAGGGTTGGATTCCTTCTCAGGAGTCCAAGTATATCGGATTTCCCTCCGTATTTCGATATGTTCAGACACTACATAACCTCAAATCTTCATTTAGATCTCTATCAGCTGCAGATCAGTACCCCATTCATCTGGGAGGAAGGTCCCAGACTTCGGTTGTTCCTGAAATTCCACCCCCACTACACTGAGGATCATTTCAATGAAACCGCTCTCCAAGATCTTGTAAACAAGATCGCGACGTATTCAATTCCCGGGAATGACACCTTTGGTCCATACGATCTGCTCAATTTTACATTCAGAGGACCTTATGAATATT ATGATATGATCCCAACAAGTTCGAGCATGAATAAGGGCGTCCTTGCTGCAATAGTGCTAGGATCCATCGCCTGCGGGGGCATCATTATCATGGCTATGGCATTTGTCTTCTATACCATCCGTCGCAAGAAACAACAAGACCAAGACCGGGAGAAACAGACAG TTCCAAAGATTCCGATGAAAATTGATGGCATAAAAGGATTCAGTTTCAAGGAACTCGAAGAGGCAGCAAGTAATTTTGAGATCACGAGCCAGATTGGCCAAGGGGGGTATGGAAAGGTCTATAAAGGAACCTTAGCCGATGGATCAGTCGTGGCAATTAAACGAGCACAGCGAGGTTCCCTGCAGGGCCAGAAAGAGTTCTTTACTGAAATAGAACTACTGTCACGGCTCCATCATAGGAACCTTGTTTCACTAATTGGGTACTGTGATGAACAAAGTGAGCAG ATGTTGGTGTATGAATTCATGGCAAATGGCTCTCTCCACGACCTACTATCTGGTAATG ATGATGCAGCTAGACATGGAAGTCCTCTGAATTTTGTGGCGAGACTGCGCACGGCATTGGGGGCGGCGAAGGGTATCCTGTACCTCCACACAGAGGCCGACCCACCCATCATACACCGCGATATCAAAGCAAACAACATATTGCTGGACAGCAAGTTTAATGCAAAGGTCTCAGATTTTGGAATCTCGAGACTCTTCCCTGAAGCTGATGCCGATGCATCCGTGAGCGCTCATGTATTCACATACGTGAAAGGAACACCA GGTTATGTTGATCCCGAATATTTTCAGACCCACAAATTGACAGAGAAGAGTGATGTTTACAGCCTCGGAATCGTATTCCTGGAGCTCTTGACAGGGATGCGCCCCATTTATCATGGCAAGCACATTGTCCAGGAG GTACTGGTGGCTTGTCGGGCAGGTCTGATGTTCTCAACAATAGACCGGCGCATGGGCCCTTACCCTGCCGACCGTGTCAAGAAGTTCATGGCAATGGCTCTCAAGTGCTGCGAGGAGGAAGGGAAGGACAGACCCACGATGCTTGAGGTGGTCCGGGAACTCGAAAACATTACTGTGACGTTGCCACAGTCGGACACAGTAACACCTGAATCGGACACTTCAAGTTCTGCGACATCGGGCTCTATCCTGTCATCTATTTACGGAAGGGACTCTTACACATCCTCTAATTTCCAAGGGAGTGATCTTGTGAGCGGGGTCATCCCCACCATCCGGCCTCGTTGA
- the LOC116187541 gene encoding probable LRR receptor-like serine/threonine-protein kinase At1g06840 isoform X3, producing the protein MVRCRLLLLGILVALVAFCFAQPAFGQITQREEVIALRAVRRQLKDPRNRLRNWRKGDPCTSNWTGVVCYFNPNDGYLHVQELRLIRRNLSGNLAPELGRLAHMTILDFMFNNISGSIPKEIGNMTSLNLLLLSGNQISGPLPDELGYLPNITRFQLDLNNISGPLPKSFANLPKALHFHMNNNSISGQIPPELHKLPQLVHFLLDNNNLSGYLPPELSRMPKLRILQVDNNNFEGTEIPQSYTNMSNLLKLSLRNCKLQGTVPDFGTIPKLLYLDLSHNKLNGTIPTNRLYTGITTIDLSNNQLGGTIPSNFSGLPRLQNLSLENNFLSGDVPTDIWQNRTFASVARLVLNFRSNALTDLAGSLNPPSNVTIMLEGNPICRRANELNIANSCGNQTDTGESPPRSSNNTCPSAYLCPVSGGYELVPDTPVGCNCSAPVRVGFLLRSPSISDFPPYFDMFRHYITSNLHLDLYQLQISTPFIWEEGPRLRLFLKFHPHYTEDHFNETALQDLVNKIATYSIPGNDTFGPYDLLNFTFRGPYEYYDMIPTSSSMNKGVLAAIVLGSIACGGIIIMAMAFVFYTIRRKKQQDQDREKQTVPKIPMKIDGIKGFSFKELEEAASNFEITSQIGQGGYGKVYKGTLADGSVVAIKRAQRGSLQGQKEFFTEIELLSRLHHRNLVSLIGYCDEQSEQMLVYEFMANGSLHDLLSGNARHGSPLNFVARLRTALGAAKGILYLHTEADPPIIHRDIKANNILLDSKFNAKVSDFGISRLFPEADADASVSAHVFTYVKGTPGYVDPEYFQTHKLTEKSDVYSLGIVFLELLTGMRPIYHGKHIVQEVLVACRAGLMFSTIDRRMGPYPADRVKKFMAMALKCCEEEGKDRPTMLEVVRELENITVTLPQSDTVTPESDTSSSATSGSILSSIYGRDSYTSSNFQGSDLVSGVIPTIRPR; encoded by the exons ATGGTTCGGTGTCGGCTTCTCTTGCTTGGCATTCTTGTTGCTTTAGTTGCATTCTGCTTTGCTCAGCCTGCCTTTGGGCAGATTACCCAAAGAGAAGAAG TAATTGCCCTGAGAGCTGTCCGTCGTCAACTCAAAGATCCTAGGAACAGACTGAGGAACTGGAGAAAAGGTGACCCCTGCACATCCAACTGGACGGGAGTGGTCTGTTATTTCAATCCGAACGATGGTTATCTGCATGTTCAAGAATT GCGATTGATAAGGAGGAACCTATCGGGAAATTTAGCTCCCGAGCTTGGAAGATTGGCACATATGACTATCTT GGACTTCATGTTTAACAATATAAGTGGAAGCATACCCAAGGAGATAGGCAACATGACTTCGCTGAATCTTTT ACTTCTTAGCGGAAACCAGATATCAGGTCCTCTACCAGATGAGCTCGGTTATCTCCCGAATATAACTAGGTTTCAACTGGATTTGAACAACATATCTGGTCCACTGCCGAAATCATTTGCGAATTTGCCCAAAGCCCTGCACTT TCACATGAATAACAATTCCATCAGTGGCCAGATTCCTCCCGAGCTCCATAAATTACCTCAACTCGTACATTT CCTGTTGGACAATAACAACTTATCGGGGTATCTTCCGCCAGAACTTTCTAGGATGCCGAAACTAAGGATCCT GCAAGTTGATAACAACAACTTTGAGGGGACCGAGATTCCACAGTCCTATACCAACATGAGCAATCTCTTGAAGCT GAGCCTTAGAAACTGCAAGTTGCAGGGTACTGTTCCTGACTTCGGCACCATACCGAAACTTCTTTATTT AGATCTTAGCCATAATAAACTAAATGGAACAATACCAACAAATAGGCTTTACACCGGTATCACAACGAT CGACCTGTCCAATAACCAGCTGGGTGGAACTATACCGTCAAACTTTTCTGGTCTTCCCCGCCTTCAGAACCT GTCTCTGGAGAATAACTTCTTGAGTGGTGATGTCCCAACGGATATATGGCAGAATAGGACTTTTGCTTCTGTTGCAAGACTCGTATT GAATTTCCGGAGCAATGCTCTTACAGATCTTGCCGGGAGTCTTAATCCTCCATCCAATGTTACCATAAT GCTTGAAGGTAATCCCATTTGTCGAAGAGCGAACGAACTAAACATCGCCAACTCCTGTGGGAATCAAACTGACACAGGCGAGTCCCCGCCAAGAAGTAGCAATAACACTTGTCCCAGTGCGTATCTCTGCCCTGTCTCCGGAGGCTATGAACTTGTCCCTGATACTCCAGTCGGTTGCAACTGTTCTGCACCAGTTAGGGTTGGATTCCTTCTCAGGAGTCCAAGTATATCGGATTTCCCTCCGTATTTCGATATGTTCAGACACTACATAACCTCAAATCTTCATTTAGATCTCTATCAGCTGCAGATCAGTACCCCATTCATCTGGGAGGAAGGTCCCAGACTTCGGTTGTTCCTGAAATTCCACCCCCACTACACTGAGGATCATTTCAATGAAACCGCTCTCCAAGATCTTGTAAACAAGATCGCGACGTATTCAATTCCCGGGAATGACACCTTTGGTCCATACGATCTGCTCAATTTTACATTCAGAGGACCTTATGAATATT ATGATATGATCCCAACAAGTTCGAGCATGAATAAGGGCGTCCTTGCTGCAATAGTGCTAGGATCCATCGCCTGCGGGGGCATCATTATCATGGCTATGGCATTTGTCTTCTATACCATCCGTCGCAAGAAACAACAAGACCAAGACCGGGAGAAACAGACAG TTCCAAAGATTCCGATGAAAATTGATGGCATAAAAGGATTCAGTTTCAAGGAACTCGAAGAGGCAGCAAGTAATTTTGAGATCACGAGCCAGATTGGCCAAGGGGGGTATGGAAAGGTCTATAAAGGAACCTTAGCCGATGGATCAGTCGTGGCAATTAAACGAGCACAGCGAGGTTCCCTGCAGGGCCAGAAAGAGTTCTTTACTGAAATAGAACTACTGTCACGGCTCCATCATAGGAACCTTGTTTCACTAATTGGGTACTGTGATGAACAAAGTGAGCAG ATGTTGGTGTATGAATTCATGGCAAATGGCTCTCTCCACGACCTACTATCTGGTAATG CTAGACATGGAAGTCCTCTGAATTTTGTGGCGAGACTGCGCACGGCATTGGGGGCGGCGAAGGGTATCCTGTACCTCCACACAGAGGCCGACCCACCCATCATACACCGCGATATCAAAGCAAACAACATATTGCTGGACAGCAAGTTTAATGCAAAGGTCTCAGATTTTGGAATCTCGAGACTCTTCCCTGAAGCTGATGCCGATGCATCCGTGAGCGCTCATGTATTCACATACGTGAAAGGAACACCA GGTTATGTTGATCCCGAATATTTTCAGACCCACAAATTGACAGAGAAGAGTGATGTTTACAGCCTCGGAATCGTATTCCTGGAGCTCTTGACAGGGATGCGCCCCATTTATCATGGCAAGCACATTGTCCAGGAG GTACTGGTGGCTTGTCGGGCAGGTCTGATGTTCTCAACAATAGACCGGCGCATGGGCCCTTACCCTGCCGACCGTGTCAAGAAGTTCATGGCAATGGCTCTCAAGTGCTGCGAGGAGGAAGGGAAGGACAGACCCACGATGCTTGAGGTGGTCCGGGAACTCGAAAACATTACTGTGACGTTGCCACAGTCGGACACAGTAACACCTGAATCGGACACTTCAAGTTCTGCGACATCGGGCTCTATCCTGTCATCTATTTACGGAAGGGACTCTTACACATCCTCTAATTTCCAAGGGAGTGATCTTGTGAGCGGGGTCATCCCCACCATCCGGCCTCGTTGA